The following are from one region of the Bacteroidia bacterium genome:
- a CDS encoding helix-turn-helix transcriptional regulator, which produces MINMTTKVKYLNVEQLNSASEMLKAIAHPMRIAILGLLEDGKLLTVTEIHELLSIEQSTTSHHLGILKSKGVLTSKRKGKNTFYFLKHDRLSEIIECISKCTIN; this is translated from the coding sequence ATAATCAATATGACTACTAAAGTTAAATACCTTAACGTTGAGCAACTTAACTCTGCTTCTGAAATGCTTAAAGCAATTGCACACCCAATGAGAATTGCAATACTTGGATTATTAGAGGATGGAAAACTTTTAACCGTAACTGAGATACATGAGTTATTAAGCATAGAACAATCTACAACATCTCATCATTTAGGTATATTAAAAAGTAAAGGTGTACTTACTTCAAAACGAAAAGGAAAAAACACTTTCTATTTTTTAAAACACGATAGATTATCAGAAATTATTGAGTGTATTTCAAAGTGCACAATCAATTAA
- a CDS encoding TM2 domain-containing protein: MIKGVKYIVLLILLSTFTKQVSAESISPSDTIWVVVPDSMQCVSIEDIKEWPQYVKIGKKNIKNPVYVVAEDVVGKDKATAIVLTLLTGPLGGHRLYLGTTPIVPVVYACTLGGGIGVLPFIDLVVICFSKDISRFENNDKIFMWAK; the protein is encoded by the coding sequence ATGATAAAAGGAGTTAAATACATTGTATTATTAATATTGTTATCGACATTTACAAAGCAAGTAAGTGCCGAGAGTATTTCTCCTTCTGATACTATATGGGTTGTTGTTCCTGATTCTATGCAGTGTGTTTCGATAGAGGATATTAAAGAATGGCCGCAATATGTAAAAATCGGAAAAAAGAATATTAAAAACCCGGTGTACGTTGTTGCTGAAGATGTTGTCGGTAAAGATAAAGCAACAGCAATAGTGTTAACATTACTTACAGGTCCCCTGGGTGGGCATAGACTTTATTTGGGAACAACTCCTATTGTGCCAGTTGTTTATGCCTGTACGCTTGGCGGTGGAATTGGGGTATTGCCATTTATTGATTTAGTTGTTATTTGTTTTTCAAAAGATATCAGTCGTTTTGAAAATAACGATAAAATATTTATGTGGGCAAAATAG
- a CDS encoding 6-carboxytetrahydropterin synthase, with protein MALVRVTKEFKFEMAHALWNYDGLCKNIHGHSYILYVTIIGEPNSNENDVKYGMVMDFGDLKKIVNSVIVTDMDHSLVVSEKSNYKPLLETGQMFERHFLMPYQPTCENMVIDFAERIKKLLPEKIKLYSIKLYETATSYAEWNADDNK; from the coding sequence ATGGCATTAGTTAGAGTTACAAAAGAATTTAAGTTTGAAATGGCTCACGCTCTTTGGAATTATGATGGGCTTTGTAAAAATATTCACGGACATAGTTATATTTTATATGTAACAATTATTGGCGAACCAAATTCTAACGAAAACGATGTAAAATATGGCATGGTAATGGACTTTGGCGATTTAAAAAAGATTGTTAATTCTGTAATAGTTACTGATATGGATCACTCATTAGTGGTTAGCGAAAAATCAAACTATAAGCCTTTACTTGAGACCGGACAAATGTTTGAACGTCATTTTTTGATGCCATACCAACCAACATGCGAAAATATGGTAATTGACTTTGCAGAAAGAATTAAAAAATTACTCCCTGAAAAGATTAAATTATATAGTATTAAATTATACGAAACAGCTACTTCTTACGCAGAATGGAATGCGGATGATAATAAATAG
- the rfbB gene encoding dTDP-glucose 4,6-dehydratase, which translates to MKKNILITGGAGFIGSHVIRNFVNKYPDYNIVNFDLLTYAGNLENLTDVDSKENYTFVKGDICDDTLLTTLFDKYKFDGVIHLAAESHVDRSITDPMSFIRTNIVGTVTLLNVARNAWKDNWEGHRFYHISTDEVYGSLGSEGFFYEDTPYDPRSPYSASKASSDHLVRAYNHTYGMPVVISNCSNNYGPNQFPEKLLPLIINNIKNNKPLPVYGKGENIRDWLYVEDHARAIDLIFHQGKTGETYNIGGGNEWTNIKLVNKLCEIMDGKLHREAGTSAKLITYVKDRAGHDLRYAIDCKKLESELGWTPTVTFDEGLEKTVNWYLENINWMQNVLSGDYEKYYHNQYQKR; encoded by the coding sequence ATGAAAAAAAACATTTTAATAACTGGTGGTGCCGGATTTATTGGCTCTCATGTGATAAGAAATTTTGTAAATAAATATCCTGATTACAATATTGTTAACTTTGATTTGTTAACTTATGCAGGTAATCTGGAAAATCTTACAGATGTTGATAGTAAAGAAAACTATACTTTTGTTAAAGGCGACATTTGTGACGATACACTTTTAACAACATTATTTGATAAATATAAATTTGATGGAGTTATTCATCTAGCAGCAGAATCACATGTTGATCGTTCTATTACTGACCCTATGTCATTTATCAGAACAAATATTGTAGGAACCGTAACATTATTGAATGTGGCTCGAAATGCGTGGAAAGATAACTGGGAAGGACATCGTTTTTATCATATTAGTACTGATGAGGTATATGGTTCTCTTGGTAGTGAAGGATTTTTCTATGAAGATACACCTTACGATCCTCGTAGTCCGTATTCAGCATCAAAAGCAAGTAGCGATCATCTTGTAAGAGCATATAATCATACCTATGGTATGCCTGTTGTTATTTCAAATTGTTCAAATAATTACGGGCCAAATCAATTTCCCGAAAAATTACTACCACTGATTATTAATAATATTAAAAATAATAAACCTCTTCCTGTTTATGGAAAAGGAGAAAACATTCGAGACTGGCTTTATGTTGAAGATCATGCCCGTGCAATTGATTTAATTTTTCATCAGGGTAAAACAGGTGAGACATATAATATTGGTGGTGGTAACGAATGGACAAATATTAAATTGGTTAATAAGTTATGTGAAATAATGGATGGTAAATTACACAGAGAAGCCGGTACATCTGCTAAACTTATTACTTATGTAAAAGATCGTGCTGGTCATGATTTGCGTTATGCAATAGATTGTAAGAAACTAGAATCAGAATTAGGCTGGACTCCTACAGTTACTTTTGACGAGGGGTTAGAAAAAACTGTAAACTGGTATTTGGAAAATATTAACTGGATGCAAAATGTTTTATCTGGTGATTATGAAAAGTATTACCATAATCAATATCAAAAAAGATAG
- a CDS encoding T9SS type A sorting domain-containing protein has protein sequence MKKILLFLYVITISLMGYSQHTLVLNPVSDCYVVTYGGGMGKNSFLKFNITSIPSDAVITSTKLRAFVTNTSPSWDGDLRIVHYTNQTWLEGDSNKVLWQLIYLADTTVQLSGFGTTAGWAETIDIKPYLNVDFQAPHTFFSVMLKDVDDPTMAPNMSGVSINDNDSMMIGNIFNDNIVFRPREWVNAPPQLVIDYGIPPTIQPLSPISPVCQGSTVILSITATGDPTLLYQWKYNGVDITGANSSSYTIPSAQVSNTGNYTCVVTNTFGTATSGIIALVVNANPTITISSTNITCNGACNGTATVSASGGTVPLTYLWSNLSTTPTITNLCPGTYSPTVIDANGCSATGSVTISQPAAITVSVSHTNVLINGQCTGTATVSLSGGTPGYTLLWSIGAVTSTITNLCAGTYCVTVTDSQGCTATGCAVISQPLLLTISTTHTNVTCNGLCNGTATVTPSGGVPAYLYNWSPVGTNPSAMCAGTYGLTVTDANGATATTSVIITQPAALTVSVTSQTPVTCNGACNGTATITMIGGTTPYSINWSNGVSFNNVNLSTSTINGLCAGNYFATITDANACTAVTSVTITQPAALNVSVTSTNVSCFGLCDGTATLNVTGGTAPYMYLWSNVANSNPLTGLCAGVYCYTVTDANFCTATGCVTITQPSQLFVNVVTTNVSCNGFCDGTATLNATGGTPAYTYLWCNGEITANSTNLCAGSCIVTITDANSCYTVTFVTINEPPQLISTISSNDDNGTGNGTATIVVSGGIPTYTYIWDDPLTQITATAINLVAGLYHVTATDANGCTIIDTVEVLLNTGIYNSKSDFNLSLFPNPVKDNFNLSITTYNNNDISINIYNNIGELVFNKDLSLTIGNSLQLIDMRNYTPGVYFVKLISKNNTSFLKFIKTE, from the coding sequence ATGAAAAAAATCTTACTCTTTCTGTATGTTATCACAATTTCCCTAATGGGTTATTCCCAACATACCCTTGTATTAAATCCTGTTTCAGATTGTTATGTTGTAACCTATGGCGGAGGAATGGGGAAAAACTCTTTTCTTAAATTCAATATAACATCTATTCCAAGCGATGCGGTTATAACTTCAACTAAGCTTCGCGCATTTGTAACAAATACTTCACCATCCTGGGATGGCGATTTAAGAATTGTACATTATACAAATCAAACATGGCTTGAGGGAGACAGTAATAAAGTTTTATGGCAATTGATATATCTGGCAGATACAACAGTTCAGTTATCCGGTTTTGGAACCACCGCCGGATGGGCAGAGACCATAGATATTAAACCATATTTGAATGTTGATTTTCAGGCACCACATACTTTCTTCTCAGTTATGTTAAAAGATGTTGACGATCCAACAATGGCTCCAAATATGTCTGGTGTCAGCATTAACGATAATGACAGTATGATGATTGGAAATATTTTTAACGATAATATAGTTTTCAGACCCAGAGAATGGGTTAATGCACCTCCTCAGTTAGTCATTGACTATGGAATTCCTCCAACTATACAACCGCTATCACCGATTTCTCCGGTTTGTCAGGGAAGTACTGTGATTTTATCAATTACAGCAACAGGCGACCCAACTTTATTGTATCAATGGAAATATAATGGAGTTGACATTACAGGTGCAAATTCAAGTTCCTATACTATTCCTTCTGCACAAGTTTCGAATACCGGAAATTATACATGTGTTGTTACAAACACATTCGGTACTGCTACCTCAGGTATTATTGCTTTAGTGGTTAACGCAAATCCAACCATAACTATTTCCAGTACAAATATCACTTGTAATGGAGCTTGTAATGGCACTGCCACTGTTTCTGCTTCAGGAGGCACTGTGCCTTTAACATACTTGTGGAGTAATTTATCAACCACTCCAACAATAACAAATTTATGCCCTGGAACCTATAGTCCGACTGTAATTGATGCAAACGGATGTTCTGCCACGGGTTCAGTAACAATTTCTCAACCAGCTGCAATTACTGTTTCCGTTTCTCATACAAATGTTCTGATTAATGGACAATGTACCGGTACAGCTACTGTCTCACTATCAGGTGGCACTCCTGGCTATACATTATTATGGAGTATAGGTGCTGTAACTAGTACAATAACCAATTTATGTGCAGGCACATATTGTGTAACAGTTACTGACTCGCAAGGATGTACTGCAACTGGCTGTGCAGTTATTTCACAACCATTACTACTAACAATTAGCACAACACATACAAATGTAACATGTAACGGGTTATGTAACGGAACTGCAACAGTAACACCATCAGGTGGTGTACCGGCATATTTATACAATTGGAGTCCTGTTGGAACAAATCCATCTGCTATGTGTGCAGGAACTTATGGATTAACAGTTACTGACGCTAACGGAGCAACAGCAACTACATCTGTTATTATCACACAACCCGCAGCACTTACTGTTTCTGTAACATCACAAACACCTGTAACGTGTAATGGAGCATGTAATGGAACAGCAACAATTACAATGATAGGCGGAACAACTCCTTATTCAATTAATTGGAGCAATGGCGTCTCTTTTAATAATGTTAATTTAAGTACAAGTACTATAAACGGATTATGTGCTGGCAATTATTTTGCTACCATAACTGATGCTAATGCATGCACTGCAGTAACATCAGTTACAATTACACAACCTGCAGCTCTTAATGTTTCAGTAACATCAACAAATGTCTCCTGTTTTGGTCTTTGTGACGGAACTGCAACACTGAATGTAACCGGAGGTACTGCACCATATATGTATTTATGGAGTAATGTTGCCAATAGTAATCCATTGACAGGATTATGTGCAGGAGTATATTGCTATACAGTTACTGACGCTAATTTTTGTACTGCCACAGGCTGCGTTACCATTACTCAGCCATCCCAATTATTTGTAAACGTTGTTACAACAAATGTATCTTGCAATGGATTTTGCGACGGCACTGCAACTCTGAACGCAACCGGTGGAACTCCCGCATATACGTATCTATGGTGCAATGGCGAAATAACGGCTAATTCAACAAATCTTTGTGCAGGAAGCTGTATTGTAACTATTACAGATGCTAATTCATGTTATACCGTTACTTTTGTTACAATTAATGAACCTCCTCAACTAATAAGTACAATTTCTTCAAATGACGATAACGGAACAGGAAATGGAACAGCAACAATAGTAGTATCCGGAGGAATCCCAACATATACTTATATATGGGATGATCCATTAACACAGATTACTGCTACAGCAATAAATTTAGTTGCCGGACTATATCATGTAACAGCAACAGACGCAAATGGATGTACAATAATCGACACTGTAGAAGTATTATTAAATACTGGCATTTACAATTCAAAATCGGATTTTAATTTAAGTTTATTTCCTAATCCGGTAAAGGATAATTTCAATTTATCTATAACAACATATAATAACAACGACATCTCTATTAATATTTACAATAACATTGGTGAACTTGTTTTTAATAAAGACCTCTCATTAACTATTGGAAATAGCCTTCAATTAATTGATATGAGAAACTATACGCCAGGAGTTTATTTTGTAAAACTAATCAGTAAAAACAATACTTCATTTTTAAAGTTTATAAAAACAGAGTAA